In Homo sapiens chromosome 11, GRCh38.p14 Primary Assembly, one DNA window encodes the following:
- the NAA40 gene encoding N-alpha-acetyltransferase 40 isoform X1, producing the protein MLGDPLEAFPVFKKYDRNGLNVSIECKRVSGLEPATVDWAFDLTKTNMQTMYEQSEWGWKDREKREEMTDDRAWYLIAWENSSVPVAFSHFRFDVECGDEVLYCYEVQLESKVRRKGLGKFLIQILQLMANSTQMKKVMLTVFKHNHGAYQFFREALQFEIDDSSPSMSGCCGEDCSYEILSRRTKFGDSHHSHAGGHCGGCCH; encoded by the exons GTTGAATGTCTCCATTGAATGTAAGCGAGTGTCTGGACTGGAGCCAGCCACCGTGGATTGGGCCTTCGACCTGACCAAAACGAATATGCAAACCAT GTATGAGCAGAGCGAGTGGGGCTGGAAGGACCGAGAGAAACGGGAGGAAATGACAGATGACCGAGCCTGGTACCTCATCGCGTGGGAAAACAGCTCCGTCCCTGTTGCCTTTTCTCACTTCCGGTTTGACGTGGAGTGTGGGGATGAAGTCCTGTACTG CTATGAAGTGCAGTTGGAAAGCAAGGTGCGGCGGAAAGGCCTGGGGAAGTTCCTCATACAGATCCTGCAGCTCATGGCCAACAG CACACAGATGAAGAAGGTTATGTTAACAGTATTTAAACACAATCATGGTGCCTACCAGTTCTTCAGAGAAGCGTTGCA ATTTGAAATTGATGACTCTTCCCCCAGCATGTCCGGTTGCTGTGGGGAGGATTGCTCCTATGAGATCCTGAGCCGGAGGACCAAGTTTGGGGACAGCCATCACTCCCACGCGGGTGGGCACTGTGGTGGCTGCTGCCACTGA
- the COX8A gene encoding cytochrome c oxidase subunit 8A, mitochondrial gives MSVLTPLLLRGLTGSARRLPVPRAKIHSLPPEGKLGIMELAVGLTSCFVTFLLPAGWILSHLETYRRPE, from the exons ATGTCCGTCCTGACGCCGCTGCTGCTGCGGGGCTTGACAGGCTCGGCCCGGCGGCTCCCAGTGCCGCGCGCCAAGATCCATTCGTTGCCGCCGGAGGGGAAGCTTGGGATCATG GAATTGGCCGTTGGGCTTACCTCCTGCTTCGTGACCTTCCTCCTGCCAGCGGGCTGGATCCTGTCACACCTGGAGACCTACAGGAGGCCAGAGTGA